Part of the Verrucomicrobiia bacterium genome, ACCGAATCAATAATGACCATAGCCGGAAGCGCGCCGTTGGTCAGGACATAATCGCCGATGGATAACTCATCGTCCGCCAGTTGCTCTCGGATGCGTTCGTCAAATCCCTCGTAGTGACCTGAGACAAGGAGCAAATCCTCAACCTGGGCCAGTTCGCCGGCGATAGCCTGGTTAAAGGCCCGTCCGGCTGGGGACAAAAGGACCACACGCGTCTTTTCGCGCGCCAGCTTTTCCACTGCTTCAAAGATCGGTTCGGGCTTGAGTAACATGCCCGGGCCGCCACCAAAAGGGCGGTCATCGACCGTTTTATGGCGGTCATGCGCGTACTCCCGCAAATTGTGGATTCGCAAATCCAGCAAGCCGGCCTGACGCGCTCGTTTAACAATGCTCTCGTCGAGCGGACCCTCGAACATTGCGGGGAATAACGTGAGCACGTCAATTCTCATACGCTGCTGCGATTCAGCCGCCAGGCTCATTTCTCCGGGAGCGCCGCGGCTCCCAGCGACTGCCATCAGCTTGCGGATTGTTCCTCGACGATTTCGAGCGTGCAACGCACTCCCTTTTTGGCGCTGCCGGCCAACAGAAGGGAGCGAATCGCGTTAATCGTCATGCCCTGACGGCCAATGATTTTGCCCACGTCCTGGGGGTGCAAACGCAACTCGAACACGGTGGTCCCCTCGCGCTCGACCGGGGTAATTGTTACCGCCTCCGGATGCTGCACCAGGCCCTTCACCACGTATTCGAGAAACCCTTGCATAGACCAACATCGCGCTCTTAGGCCGCAACGGGAGCGGCGCTTCTCCGCGCCTTTTTGATAAAGCTGGCAACCGTATCGCTCGGCTGCGCCCCTTTGCCCAGCCAGTAAGCAGCCCGTTCGAGGTCGAGGACGAAATTGTCACCCTTCTTCAGCGGCTGATAGGTCCCGATTTCCTCGATGAACTTGCCGTCTCGAGGACTGCGGCTATCAGCCACAACAATGCGAAAAACCGGGGTGTTCTTGGCCCCTACGCGCTTCATGCGAATTTTTACAGACATAAATTGATTATTGGCGGCACAAGTCCACACTGCGGCACTTATGGCTTGCGCAAAAATGAAGGGAGAGCCTAATCGCGGGTTCGCCCGTTTGCAAGCCCTGTTTCATTAAATTTTATTACCGGTTCGGTTCGCAAACCCGCTTGCGAAGCCGCGCGGTTAATGGTGTTCTTACTCTAAACCAAATGACACTGCTGGCAACGAGATTCGAGAACCCACCCGCTCATCGCCTGCCTCTGGCAGAAGACCTGATTGCTTTCCGGGATTTTGGAAAGCAGACACAGGAGTTACAGACGAATTTTCTTCGACCTTGCGGCGATTCAGCGCAGGTCCCGGTGTTTGTGAACGAGTTTTGGACCGCCAAACAGCGCCAGGCGAGTTCATTGCACGAGGTCTCGTACCGGGCCTGTTTTAAGCCACAGTTGCCCCGGTTTTTTATCGAACGCCTGACCCGGCCAGGTGATATCGTATATGACCCGTTCATGGGGCGGGGCACCACCCCTATCGAGGCGGCACTCCTAGGACGCGTCCCTTTTGGTAATGATATTAACCCGCTCAGCATCGTCATGACCCGCCCCCGGTTGCGCCCGCCTGACTTGGCGCAAATCGAAACGCGGTTGAGGGAAATTCCGTTGAATGCTCCGGCTGATATGCCGGAGGACTTGTCGGCATTTTATCACGCGGAAACCTTGGAGGGTATTTCTTCGCTCAAACGATATCTATTAGAACGGCAGCGA contains:
- the trmD gene encoding tRNA (guanosine(37)-N1)-methyltransferase TrmD; protein product: MRIDVLTLFPAMFEGPLDESIVKRARQAGLLDLRIHNLREYAHDRHKTVDDRPFGGGPGMLLKPEPIFEAVEKLAREKTRVVLLSPAGRAFNQAIAGELAQVEDLLLVSGHYEGFDERIREQLADDELSIGDYVLTNGALPAMVIIDSVTRLLPGALGDETSAHEESFSHGLLEYPQYTRPAEFRGLKVPEVLLSGNHAQIAKWRQDQARQRTRERRPDLL
- a CDS encoding KH domain-containing protein, which encodes MQGFLEYVVKGLVQHPEAVTITPVEREGTTVFELRLHPQDVGKIIGRQGMTINAIRSLLLAGSAKKGVRCTLEIVEEQSAS
- the rpsP gene encoding 30S ribosomal protein S16, whose amino-acid sequence is MSVKIRMKRVGAKNTPVFRIVVADSRSPRDGKFIEEIGTYQPLKKGDNFVLDLERAAYWLGKGAQPSDTVASFIKKARRSAAPVAA